The Oxobacter pfennigii genome has a window encoding:
- a CDS encoding ATP cone domain-containing protein has translation MKVIKRDGRLQEFDINKIKLTVQKASDEIGQPLTGADINNLSKAIDECIRKENRKELPTKDILEIVLDKLIEFGFTAVATNYKEHETNFYKDK, from the coding sequence ATGAAAGTTATTAAAAGAGATGGGCGCCTTCAGGAATTTGACATAAATAAGATAAAACTTACGGTGCAGAAGGCATCGGACGAGATAGGACAGCCCTTAACAGGAGCCGATATCAATAATTTATCAAAGGCTATAGATGAATGTATACGTAAAGAGAACAGAAAAGAACTTCCCACCAAAGACATATTGGAAATTGTACTTGATAAGCTTATTGAGTTTGGCTTTACTGCTGTTGCCACTAATTATAAAGAACACGAAACAAATTTTTATAAAGATAAATAA
- a CDS encoding threonine aldolase family protein, whose amino-acid sequence MYSFRNDYSEGAHPRILEALVNTNLIQTEGYGEDIYTLEAIENIKNHIGSDDVQIHLISGGTQVNLIAISAFLRPHEAAITASSGHIAVHETGAIEATGHKVITVDVSDGKLNPSHIKSVLDVHTDEHMVKPKLVYISNSTEVGTIYSKKELYELSTFCRDHNLILFMDGARLGSALCSYENDLKLNDIKALVDAFYIGGTKNGALLGEVLVIVNSDLKEDFRYHIKQKGALLAKGRLLGIQFKELFKDDLFFSLAKHANSMADILRGGIEKAGFTFLTCSPSNQLFPVLPDCLIKELEKKYAFNTWAKIDDNTTAIRLVTSWATEEKAVLSFIDDLKNLMSR is encoded by the coding sequence TTGTACAGTTTCAGAAATGACTACAGCGAAGGAGCTCATCCGAGAATTCTGGAGGCTTTGGTAAATACTAACCTAATTCAGACGGAAGGATATGGAGAAGATATTTATACACTTGAAGCCATAGAAAATATTAAAAATCACATTGGCTCAGATGATGTTCAAATACATCTTATTTCCGGCGGAACCCAAGTAAATTTGATTGCCATTTCAGCTTTTTTAAGGCCTCATGAGGCGGCCATAACAGCTTCTAGCGGCCATATTGCCGTCCATGAAACAGGGGCTATAGAAGCTACGGGACACAAAGTGATAACCGTTGATGTAAGTGATGGAAAATTAAACCCCTCACATATAAAAAGTGTCTTAGATGTACATACAGATGAACATATGGTTAAGCCCAAATTGGTTTATATATCAAATTCAACAGAGGTCGGAACAATCTATAGCAAGAAAGAGCTTTACGAATTAAGCACTTTTTGCAGAGATCACAACCTGATATTATTTATGGATGGCGCACGTTTAGGCTCTGCATTATGCTCCTATGAAAATGATCTTAAATTAAACGACATTAAAGCTTTAGTGGATGCCTTTTACATAGGCGGTACCAAAAACGGGGCTCTTTTAGGAGAAGTGTTGGTCATTGTAAACTCTGACCTAAAGGAGGATTTCAGATACCACATAAAGCAAAAGGGTGCCCTTCTTGCCAAGGGAAGATTGCTTGGAATACAGTTTAAGGAGCTTTTCAAGGACGATTTATTTTTCTCCCTCGCCAAACATGCAAATTCAATGGCTGACATATTGAGGGGCGGTATAGAAAAAGCAGGCTTTACTTTCCTTACCTGCTCTCCTTCAAATCAGCTTTTTCCAGTTCTGCCTGATTGTTTAATTAAAGAACTGGAGAAAAAATATGCTTTTAATACATGGGCTAAGATTGATGATAATACCACCGCAATACGCCTTGTTACATCCTGGGCTACTGAGGAAAAGGCAGTTCTGTCTTTCATTGACGATCTAAAAAACTTAATGTCTCGATAA
- a CDS encoding TetR/AcrR family transcriptional regulator, producing MKNKEYANYSSSSCNTKEIILSAAKQQFSEQGYLKTTIASIFELIDVPMGVFTYHFKTKDNLVREIHVQFYKQINDLVESNLNVPQDNYFLRHLLNSRIFYKVILENEKNSRFYYEVLYEKSNYRFNSGIVIPKLRKYLEEFNVLITEEEFQSIVLLNAGARREFFLNYFEKKIILPVDDVVNLLEGFIPRMFKIDQNLIDSIILKSMNLTSSLDYSSIKFLV from the coding sequence ATGAAAAATAAAGAGTATGCCAATTATTCATCAAGCAGCTGCAATACAAAGGAAATTATACTTTCTGCTGCGAAACAACAGTTTAGTGAACAGGGCTATCTTAAAACCACCATAGCCAGCATTTTTGAATTGATAGATGTTCCTATGGGTGTTTTTACTTATCATTTTAAAACCAAGGATAATTTAGTAAGGGAAATACATGTCCAGTTCTACAAGCAGATTAATGACCTTGTTGAAAGCAATCTTAATGTACCGCAGGATAATTACTTTTTAAGGCACCTTCTGAATTCCAGGATTTTTTATAAAGTAATTTTAGAAAATGAAAAAAACTCCAGGTTTTACTACGAAGTCCTTTATGAAAAATCAAATTACAGATTCAACAGCGGTATAGTCATCCCGAAGCTCAGAAAATACCTGGAGGAATTCAATGTGCTGATAACTGAAGAGGAATTTCAAAGCATAGTACTTTTAAATGCAGGAGCACGCAGAGAATTCTTCTTGAATTATTTTGAAAAAAAAATTATACTCCCTGTGGATGATGTGGTCAATTTACTGGAAGGGTTTATTCCCAGAATGTTTAAAATTGATCAGAATCTCATTGACAGTATTATTTTAAAATCCATGAACCTTACAAGTTCTTTGGATTACAGCTCAATAAAATTTTTAGTGTAA